Below is a window of Undibacterium sp. YM2 DNA.
CGCCGTTATCCATGCCAAAGCTGCTTGATCCCCTCACAGAGCCGGGGCAAAACCTGCAACAAGCGGGCATGATTGAACGCTGGCAAGCAATCCGCTTGCGCTCAGTCGCGATTGCTGCGCCTCTGTCTGCCGAAGATTGCATGGCACAGTCCATGCCAGATGCCAGCCCCATCAAATGGCATCTGGCGCATACGACGTGGTTTTTCGAAACCTTTATTCTTGAACAGTTTGAAACGGATTTTCAGGCTTTTCACACTGATTTCAGAGTACTCTTCAATTCCTATTACAACGGTGTCGGTGACAAGCACCCGCGCCCGCAACGTGGCTTGCTGACACGGCCATCGCTGGACACCGTACTGGCCTACAGACGCAATGTCGATGAACGCATGCTGCAATGCCAGGACAAGCTCAGCGATACCCATTTTGCATCCCTGCTGGAACTGGGCATGCAACATGAACAGCAACATCAGGAGCTGATGCTGACTGACATCAAGCATCTGCTGTCATGTAACCCTTTGTTCCCGGCCCTGTATCCCGCAACAGATATGCGCAAACCCATGCCTGCCTCTGACACCCTGAGCTGGCAAGATTATGATGCCTGCCTGTGTGAAATTGGCCATGAGGGCAAAGGCTTTTCCTTTGATAATGAAGGGCCGCGCCACCGCCAGTTTCTTGAGCCTTTCCAGCTCGCGACGCGTTTGATCTGTAATGCAGAATACCTGGAATTCATAGAAGATGGTGGTTACCAGAATTCCGCCCTGTGGCTATCTGAAGGCTGGGACTGGGTGCAGCAGCAAGACCTGCGTCATCCACTGTACTGGCGCTATGATTTCCAGCAAGGCTGGCAGGAGTTTGGCCTGCATGGCTTGTTGCCGCTAAATCCGCAGCAGGCACTTGGCCATATCTCGTATTTTGAAGCCAGTGCCTTTGCGACCTGGGCAGGGGCGCGCCTGCCGACTGAAGCTGAGTGGGAATATGCAGCACAGCAACATGAGCTTGAAGGCCAACTTAGCCAGTTGTTTGGTCATGGCTGGCAATGGACCAGCAGCAGCTACAGCCCCTACCCTGGCTTTGTCCCGGCAGCAGGTGCAGTGGGTGAATACAATGGCAAATTCATGGTCAATCAATATGTCTTGCGCGGCTCTTCAGCTTTCACCCCTGCTGGACACAGCCGCAACACTTACCGGAATTTTTTCCCGGCAACGGCGCGCTGGCAGTTGACAGGTTTGCGCCTGGCACGATCACTTATTGAGGAATAATTTTTTATGCCCACCGCAAAATGGAAAGATACCATCATCGCCCAGGCCAGTGATGACGAAATTGTGAAGCTCGAAGGCAATATCTATTTCCCTGAAAAAAGCGTCAATCCTGAACACTTGCGCGATAGCGACAAACACACGGTTTGCCCATGGAAGGGCACAGCCAGCTATTACGATATCGTCGTGAATGGCGAAATCAATGCCGGTGCTGCCTGGTATTACCCAGAACCCAAGGATGCGGCTAAAGAAATAAACGGTTTCATTGCCTTCTGGCGCGGGGTAGAAGTCTTGTCCTGAATATCAAGTAACTGCCTCCAAAGACTGTTCCAGTTTCCTGGAAAAAAGAGTCATTTGAGTAAGATCAAGAGCAAGTATTGCGCAGACTATAAGTAATGGAATCAAGACATCAAAGCCCGTTTTTGAGAAAAAAATCGCAAGAAAAATGATCCACAAATAAAGAGGTAGGACAAACACATTCAAACGCACGACAAAACTCTTCTCTGGCACAGAAAAGGAGGCAGACAGACCTGTGAAACCAATAAATCTGCTTAGGTGAATACTCAATTCTTTGTCATGTATTTTTTTCACTTTATTTACACTAGAAATTTTTTTGGCTCGCTCCAGCATTTGCTCGGCTGAGATATCATCAGACAACATCAAGCTACGCTTAAATAAAAGCAAACCGCCCCGCAAGAATTTCGGTGTCCAAAAGAATAAAATAATAAGCGCACAAAGCAAAACAAAAGCGCTCAAAGACACTATTGCTTCAGGTTCCAAATACATCTATTTTTCTCCGGTATTCTCTCTTTCCAATGAAGATAGAAGAATACCAGAACAAGTGCGTTGCTGGCCTCAAGGAAAAGCCGGTATATGTGGCTCGACCCCGCCGTAACGAAAACCGGGATGCCTGCTGGCCATCATCTCTTCTGTCTGTTTTACCTTGCTCAGCGGCACATCAACAATGAGCAGGACTTGCCCATCTTCAATTTCTTTTTCAAAAGCTTTCAGCCGTGAATTGGGAATGGCGGCGGCAGCCATGCCTGATACCCAGGAGCCAAATGCGGCACCGCCAACGGCTGCGACCAGCAAGGCGATGGTACGCATTTCCAGCCCCTCAGGCGGGAAAATCAATAACAAACTACCGGCCAATAAGCCGGTAGCTGCACCGACTACCATGCCCAGTTCCATGCCATGGATGAGATCGGTTTTCTGGAAAAAATTGGCCTCCGGCATATCATTGGGCAGGCTGTCTTTTGCCAGGAAGTGAATATATCTTTCTTCTATACGTGCCAGCAATAATTCATCGAGCATGGCTCTGGCAGCAGGAATAGTGGGAAGCATAAAATAGAGACGACGGCGCATGATGGCCTCCTGTAAAAAATCTCAGGAGGCTGCAATGGGGAAATTATAGATGCAAGGCAAGAACAGGGTGCAAAGCCTCCTGCTTAGTTATAGCAAAGATGAGCGAAAGGTCAAAACATATCGCCCATTTCTCCCACCTCACTCACTCTTCACAGGTCTTAACCCAAACGTTTCGCTGCCAGCGCATTACCAGCACGGCTGACTGCCTTGCGACCCAGATGCGCAGAAATGAATTGCCCTGCATCCACCACGGCATTCAAGTCTATACCGGTTTGTATGCCCAGGCCCTGCATGAGGAAGAGCACATCTTCTGTCGATACATTACCGGTCGCACCTTTGGCATACGGGCAACCACCAAGGCCAGCAACGGAGGAATGGAAGATGGAAATGCCGACTTCCAGACTCGCATAAATATTCGCCAGTGCCTGACCATAGGTGTCGTGGAAATGGCCGGACAAAGCCGCAATAGGAAAGTCCTGCGCCACCTTTTGCATGACGTTTTGCACTTGCCGCGCCGTGCCTACACCTATGGTGTCAGCGATGTCGATTTCATCGCAACCGAGATCACGCAAACGCTGTACCACGTCAGAGACACTATCAACGGCGACTTCACCCTGGTAAGGGCAACCAAAAGCGCAGGAGATACTGCCGCGCAAGCGTATCTTGTTTGCTTTTGCCGCTTCGGCCACTTCGCGGAAGCGTTCTATCGACTCTGCAATCGAGCAATTGATGTTTTTTTGCGCAAAGGCTTCCGAGGCTGAACTAAAAATCACTACTTCATCAGCACCTGCTGCCAGTGCGGCTTCAAAGCCTTTCATATTCGGTGTCAGTACAGAATAAATGACACCAGGCTTGCGCGTAATACCGGCCATGACCTCTGCCGAGGTTGCCATTTGCGGCACCCATTTGGGCGAGACAAAAGAGGCTGCTTCTATATTCACAAAGCCAGCCGCGGTCAGACGGTTGACCAGTTCTATCTTGACGTCGGCGGGTATGCTTTCTTTTTCATTTTGCAAGCCGTCACGCGGACCTACTTCAACGATTTTGGCTTGCTTGGGCAGTGATGCATTCATGTTGTTTTTCCTTTGAAGGCGATTACATCATTTTACCCCCAAGCTGGCTAAAGCCAGTACCTTCCCGTATTTCTACTTGTGCCAAAAGACCAACTCAAATCACATGCAATACCGCAACACCCAATTTATCGAAATAAGGGTCCAGCCTGTCTGCCAGTTGCGGCAGGTTATAGCTGGGCACTTGTGGATACAAATGATGCTCAAGATGATAAGAAAGATTGAACAACAAGGCCGGTATGATCTTGCCTCGCAAGCTCCTGGCTTGTCCCAGTATGCGGCTGTCCGGTTTGAAGTGCGGCAACCAGGCGGTGGTGACTGGATACAGGCAAGAACCTAGGTACATGAATACGCAATAAATCAGCGGCGCAGCAGTCCAGGGCAAAACAAGTATGGCAATCACAATTCCGAGGATGGCAGCGCACAGTTCGGCCAGCATCCAGCGCTTTTGTACAGGTTTTTTGGCAAGCCGGTAAGCATGCAACCAATGACGTGCCAGATAGGTAGGCCCGGCTTTCAGCGCGCCCATCAAGCTCAGGTGTGCAGGGCTACCTTCAAAATCATCATGCTCCAGGCAATGGCTATGGTGATGCAGATGCGCCTGGCGGAAGGCATGGCCACTTTCCAGCAGCAGGATACTCATGGCAAACAAGAGCCATTCTGTACTGCGTGGCTTGAAACCGGCAGCGCCATGCAATACATCGTGGGTGAAGGTCACCGAGACCAGAAAGTGCAACACGAAAACCAGCGGCAGCAACAGGTAATACTGCATGGAGAAAACCATGGCATAGACAGCCAGGGTCAACAATGGCAACACTGGCCAGATCAGGCGTTTCAATTTGCTGGCATTCAACAAGTCCAGGCCCAGACTGCTCAGATTAGGCAAGCCAGCCTGGCGGCGGCTGAGCGGGCTTATGGCAGCTCGTGCGCGCGATGCGACTGCACTACGGCGGGCGACAGGAAAGACCGTATCAGTCAAGGTAACGCTATGGTTCATGTTCTTCCCCTGATCAGGCACGCAGCAAGTTGGCAAAGAAAAAGAACAGGTAGATGCACACGACCAGACTTGCATCCAGGTACTTGATACCCCAGCGTTGAAAAGCAAAGCTCATCGCTCTGTACAAATGCTGTATGAAAGAAACCGGCATCCTCAGCGATGGGTAAAACATGAGCAATGCCAGCCATCTGGCGCCAGGAATGAACAGCAATGGCAAAACAGAAATAGCCTGGGCCATGCGGTAGCCAGTCAACAGAAATTCATTGCGCGGACTTAAGACATGCCAACGAAAACCCATTACATGCATGGAAAACGTAAATTTTTGCCGCTTGACTTTGGGCAAGCCAAACAAGATCAGCGACAAAATCCCATGAGCGAGCAAGAGACCAAAATCCACCAGCAAGGCGTAAACAAGGTTTGCCCTGGCAAAAAATTGCAGCACAGGTGTGATGAGCATGGCCCAGGCCAGGATGCGGTTGAACCTGACCCAGTTGGCTCTGGTCAGTAAAGTGAAATGGGGGAAGCTTGATGTCGTTAGGTTCATGATTTTTCCTACTGCACTTGATTGCGGCTTTTTGGGTGGCAGGTATGAAAACTGCCTGTCTCCTTATTCGCAAACTGCGTGCCAGTCAGAAATACTTCATAAGCCCTTGTTTCTTAAGGAAATTCAATTTATGTCTCAGCAAAACTGTAAGCTTGCTATATAGTTGGCTGAAATTTACTATCAAGATGCTTAACAGCTACCGGCCATGAACGCCTACGGACTTTATTTTTTCTCACTTGCTTTGCAGAGCGTCATCAGCCCCTTGCTGGCTATCTGGCTTTGGGTAAAGGCAAGTCAACAACCAGGCATGAAGGCGCTGGCACTGTTTTGCGTGGGTATAGGCCTGTGGGCAACAGGGCAACTGGCCATCAACCTCGGTGATGCCAGGACTAGTGAACTGGGCAAAATACTGGTCAATACCGGCCCTGTGAATGCCGTGTTTTTCCTACATTTTGTGCTGCGCTTTTTGGGACGCTTGCGACCAGCGAGCATCATCGCCTGGTATGCAGTAGCCCTGCTGGTGGTGCTGGGGATTAATATATTCGATATGGGTAGCCTCTTGCCCTGGCTGGAATTCAAGCGCTACTACATCTTCCCGGTCTGGGGCTGGATACCCGGCATTTTTGTCAGCGGCCTGAGTACCTGGGCTTATCTGCTGTTGCTGATGGCCTGGCCTGCTGCTGCCCCCAAAAAAAGGGGGCAAATTCTGGCCGCTTGCCTGGCTGGTGTCTGGGGTTCGCTCTCAACCCTGATGTTTTTGAATGCCTCGTTCGGCATAGCCATCTTCCCTTATAGCGTGATCCTGCTGCCGTTTTATGCCGTCTTGCTGGTACTCGGCATCCTGCGCTATGACATGATGGTGGTTAACCTGTGGGCCAACCGTTTCCTGGCCTGGCTGGCCCTGAGTGTGCTGACGGTCGCCATTGCGGGTCTGGTACTGAGCCTGGTGGCGCAAACCGGCTTCAGCCCGCTGGCAGCCTTGCCACTGTGGCAGCTATGGTTATTGGGCACTGCCATGTTGCTCATCATGCTGATACTGGAAAGGCCAGTGCGCAGTTTTATGGAAAAACTGGTCTTTCCCGGCGCGCATCTGGAGGCGGCCGTGCTCAGCAACTGGCGCATGCAGTTAGAGTCGGCGACGAACTGGGAGGAACTGGGCGCGGTTGCATCAGCGTTATTGGAAACGCATTTGCGCCAGCCCATGCCTGTCTTGATATTCCACGCAGGAGCACCAGACAGCCACGCTGCCGAGCAAACCTGTGTCATCTGTTACCGGCAGCAGGCACAGTCTGCCCACGCAGAATGGCATTACGAATTGCGACACTGGGAGGGAGCGACCCCCAGTGTGCAAAGAGTGGGGCAGTATTCGGTGCCTTGCTGGCAGCAGCAGCCGGACGCCTTGATCAATTATTGCGTTATGCAGAGCAGGAAAAACAGCGTCTGCAACAGGCACATCTGACGGAACTGGGTGGGCTGGCAGCCACCGTCGCCCATGA
It encodes the following:
- a CDS encoding DUF1269 domain-containing protein; the protein is MRRRLYFMLPTIPAARAMLDELLLARIEERYIHFLAKDSLPNDMPEANFFQKTDLIHGMELGMVVGAATGLLAGSLLLIFPPEGLEMRTIALLVAAVGGAAFGSWVSGMAAAAIPNSRLKAFEKEIEDGQVLLIVDVPLSKVKQTEEMMASRHPGFRYGGVEPHIPAFP
- a CDS encoding hydroxymethylglutaryl-CoA lyase, translated to MNASLPKQAKIVEVGPRDGLQNEKESIPADVKIELVNRLTAAGFVNIEAASFVSPKWVPQMATSAEVMAGITRKPGVIYSVLTPNMKGFEAALAAGADEVVIFSSASEAFAQKNINCSIAESIERFREVAEAAKANKIRLRGSISCAFGCPYQGEVAVDSVSDVVQRLRDLGCDEIDIADTIGVGTARQVQNVMQKVAQDFPIAALSGHFHDTYGQALANIYASLEVGISIFHSSVAGLGGCPYAKGATGNVSTEDVLFLMQGLGIQTGIDLNAVVDAGQFISAHLGRKAVSRAGNALAAKRLG
- a CDS encoding histidine kinase N-terminal 7TM domain-containing protein, yielding MNAYGLYFFSLALQSVISPLLAIWLWVKASQQPGMKALALFCVGIGLWATGQLAINLGDARTSELGKILVNTGPVNAVFFLHFVLRFLGRLRPASIIAWYAVALLVVLGINIFDMGSLLPWLEFKRYYIFPVWGWIPGIFVSGLSTWAYLLLLMAWPAAAPKKRGQILAACLAGVWGSLSTLMFLNASFGIAIFPYSVILLPFYAVLLVLGILRYDMMVVNLWANRFLAWLALSVLTVAIAGLVLSLVAQTGFSPLAALPLWQLWLLGTAMLLIMLILERPVRSFMEKLVFPGAHLEAAVLSNWRMQLESATNWEELGAVASALLETHLRQPMPVLIFHAGAPDSHAAEQTCVICYRQQAQSAHAEWHYELRHWEGATPSVQRVGQYSVPCWQQQPDALINYCVMQSRKNSVCNRHI
- a CDS encoding DUF427 domain-containing protein → MPTAKWKDTIIAQASDDEIVKLEGNIYFPEKSVNPEHLRDSDKHTVCPWKGTASYYDIVVNGEINAGAAWYYPEPKDAAKEINGFIAFWRGVEVLS
- the egtB gene encoding ergothioneine biosynthesis protein EgtB; translation: MNGSPLSMPKLLDPLTEPGQNLQQAGMIERWQAIRLRSVAIAAPLSAEDCMAQSMPDASPIKWHLAHTTWFFETFILEQFETDFQAFHTDFRVLFNSYYNGVGDKHPRPQRGLLTRPSLDTVLAYRRNVDERMLQCQDKLSDTHFASLLELGMQHEQQHQELMLTDIKHLLSCNPLFPALYPATDMRKPMPASDTLSWQDYDACLCEIGHEGKGFSFDNEGPRHRQFLEPFQLATRLICNAEYLEFIEDGGYQNSALWLSEGWDWVQQQDLRHPLYWRYDFQQGWQEFGLHGLLPLNPQQALGHISYFEASAFATWAGARLPTEAEWEYAAQQHELEGQLSQLFGHGWQWTSSSYSPYPGFVPAAGAVGEYNGKFMVNQYVLRGSSAFTPAGHSRNTYRNFFPATARWQLTGLRLARSLIEE
- a CDS encoding fatty acid desaturase — translated: MNHSVTLTDTVFPVARRSAVASRARAAISPLSRRQAGLPNLSSLGLDLLNASKLKRLIWPVLPLLTLAVYAMVFSMQYYLLLPLVFVLHFLVSVTFTHDVLHGAAGFKPRSTEWLLFAMSILLLESGHAFRQAHLHHHSHCLEHDDFEGSPAHLSLMGALKAGPTYLARHWLHAYRLAKKPVQKRWMLAELCAAILGIVIAILVLPWTAAPLIYCVFMYLGSCLYPVTTAWLPHFKPDSRILGQARSLRGKIIPALLFNLSYHLEHHLYPQVPSYNLPQLADRLDPYFDKLGVAVLHVI